In Limanda limanda chromosome 3, fLimLim1.1, whole genome shotgun sequence, the sequence AGTGGATATGTTTCAGAATGATGAGATCAAATGCACAACAGGCTGGGACAGATGTTTTGCTGTGGAGTCCTGGAGGACTCATGAGGAAGAGACAGGACCGATTTAGGAGCGCCAGCTCAGTCCTAGGATACCACCTTGACCCGGTGGAGGTAGAGATGATGACTATAAGCCGTCATTTGTGATGCAAAACAGTCCCACCCCCAGCAGGACACCATCATAACACTCGGAAGCTGGTGACATCACTCCAAGTGTTCATTCCATCCTGCACCAAATTCTGGGACTGCCTTTCATCTCTGCCTTTGTATTGTTTGATGTCCTATGTTATATATTCTACTCACAGTGAATATATTCTGGGATTAAGCAATGAGAGATCCTCCTAAATTGAATGAGGTGCTTTACTGGATCTTGGCTGATGTTCTTAGTACATGTCAGGGGCGTGTACATGTACAGGCCTCATAGGcggacgtgacacatgcaatgtaaaactatatattaacgtcacaccatcatcctctaaccccgggacgCACCAGAGGTAAAAGCGCCGtgaaaagcggtccgcctcatttcctcgcccatgttcgCATCGGCAGCGTTatgccgggaagaaccgggaagcGCTGCGGCCACACAGgcacataatctcctgtggggggtggggggcggctacaggcttgcgtaggtcagtcacctgtgaagaccagcatcatttacccctgaaccagcgcggagaaatgcCCTCCCTGGGCCGtagggatgagccagccccacgccactacgctgccatgggtggaaccaggacaccagtggacacaggagctgggtccgaactcatgggtaagtttggcaggctgtcgtgttggcaggacttcaaccacctattcattgcacaatatctaataatatatacatttaaaaacaaaaaaaaaccataaccatttcaaattagatatataaaaaaaaaaattaaattaaataaaaaaattaaattaattatgaaaaaaaaaaacaaaaaaaaaaaaactgcgcaGAACCCtactgcgcacatcctgcgcagaagacCATTACGCAGGAAATACGcgctcaggtttttttttgttttttttattcattcaatttattttttctttttttatatttaattaatttacatttacatagtGTTATATATTTTGAACTTTTAATTGGGCAATTTTTTAAAGAAGTACACTCTTCCTGGTATAACTAATGAAATCATCCTTCATGAAGCTTAACTTTCAGGTGCTGATGTTACCGTTAAATCATTTCAAAGGCTGCAATTTGTGTGCTGAACTGTATTGTTATTTAAGGAGATTTACCTACTGTTCGCCATAGGCTCATTGTTTTGTAGGTGACGAAATAATTGAAAAGAAGAGTTTCATTCATGCTGAGAGACTAGCTGATAAAATAATGACCCAGTAAGCCATGGAAGCAGCTCAAACTTCTTCAAACCCACAGATACTTCTGCTGCAGAAAGGTACAGTGGCCGACAGAGATCAACGCACTGCAAATTACGTAAAGGCATGCAAATAAACATAAGGAAGTTTTTTTTCGGTTTGCATGTGTTGAGCTCTCTCGGCCACTGTAGGAAGGCCTTTGGAGTAGTGATGCCGAGATGAATCTTCATGAAGCATTGACgctttccatccaattggttcATGGTGCTTAATTTGCTCTATTGCGCCACCAAGTggacaataaatgtaaaatgtaaaacaggcAGAGTGGTTATAAGTACACCATAGCTATaatgtgtgaagctttgaattgaataaattaataaatgacttTTGTTATGCCAATAcataaattatcattattaatatggtgtctgtctttatgatataTATAATGATATGTATATAACATtctattaatttttttttttaaattacaactttTCCACAGTGCCCAAACGCGCAATAAAAAAATCCCCAAGTccacaaaatgtgtgtgtgtgtgtgtgccgatTCCttcatatatacagtctatgaccGATTCCTGACTCAGTCACGTGGTACGGCCGGCTTGCGATACGTGCTCACATAAATCTTCCTGGATTACTCGACACACGCTTCGAAGCCTCGACCCGGGAGGACACGTCATTTAGAGTCTAAACTTTAGACATCATTACTTTAGGCTCTAAAGTAATGATGTCTAAAGTTTAGAGGCCATTAGAAGCAATGACTGTCCTACACCAGTGGCGGGGTCTGGCGTGTGCGGATGAGGAggactgcagggggcgctgtggcgGGCTGTGGTGCCTGGTTGCTGCCGGGTGTGAAGGTAAAAGGTCAGCCTGTGTAACGTGTCTGTCAGCGGGCTGTCACTGCACCGGGCTCGGTCACCAGTCACTCCACCCGCCGGCTCCTGCTGCCGCTACACACCCGTTCACCGGTGCTTCAGCCGAACTCGACGTTAACTCTGACAAAATGGCGAAGAAGCGAAAGGAGAGACGAGAGGCGGAGGGTTCGTCCCCGTcccaggaggaggtgaagcccGACGACAGCGACTCCCAGGCGCTGAAAGGTGGGTTCACACCGCGGAGGCTAGCTGCTGCTAGCTCCCTCTCGGTTCAAAGGGGAACAAAGCGGAGGAAAGCTAAGCGAGCACCTGGATTTCGAAACGCAGCTTTGCACCATGTCTTCATTTAGCTGAGTGTTTGTTGTGAAGCCGGAGCTAACAGCGAGCTGTAGAACCGTCAATGGCTGAGATGCTAGCTCGTATCCGCAAAGCTAATAACACTCACACGCTATGGTTTGATGAAGCAGCtacaaaaatacactttaaaccGAGTTAGTCTCTCTACATGAGCTTTGGGTAGGATTCAATTAGCCCGAGTCAGCATGAGaaccaaatgttaaataatcGAATTTTTTTGTAGCTGGATGTCTAACAAAGATCATAGGGTTTCAGGCTTAATGAGGAGATTAtctgctgaaaaaagaaaagaagaaattaaactCTGCTAAAATACTCCATAACAGAACATCCGTCTACCTTATTCTACTACTTTTAAAGTGTTCTTTAATGGATATATTCAAGTACCGACAAGTACCTCAAACATGTTGTGACTGTTGTCGATGTAATTATTATCATGTCACTGTTGCTAATGACGTGCCTGCGGAAAGGGATACAGGGTAAACAAGGGTCACATGGGAAATAAGATCACTTTGCTCAACTACTTAAAAGTACAACAGTTAAACACACATCTAGATAAAACCACAAATGTTATGAATGAGATTCAGGGTAATTTCATTAATCAGAAGCACAAATCTAAACCTCCATTATTTCCCATTGTACACAAAAACTTCAGGGGAATTTGTCCACAAAGTCCAAGATCTTCCTATCAAATGAAACTGACTTTGATAGTAAAATATTTAGCTGCTAATATAAAACAGTTTTGtgttaataaaacaattttGGCCATATAACAGTCACCCTGTATTTTCAAACTGTAATCATTTACATCAGTTATGACCATTGTTTGTACTGTAAAGCCAAACAAAGTTGCCTGTACACGCATGAAAGTTTGGTTTAGGTTGCAAATCCTTTTCTAAAGGGTTGGCAGTACAATGAGCTGCTTGATCAACAAAACCCTGCAGCAATACCTGACATAACATATCCACGTCCATGACAGGAAGAGCAGGGAAAACCCTCTGGGTTTAGTGACAATGCTTTATGAACAAGTCTTGTTTTTAATTCTATCAAGGTTATCGGTCCTAGTGTTTTTGTGGGAGTTTTGTGGTGTGAAATACATTCAAACATAAAAATAGTCAATGAAAAGTCAAACTGAGGTAAAGTATTACAGTTTTAtagtttgtttaatttcataGGTTGCTGGACTGTTCACTACTGAGAGTGCTTTCTGTTATAAAACAATTATTGATATTaattaacaaaaaataaattgaaaacattTTACACTAATAAGAGACAGCATTTTCACAAAGGTAATTCTGTTCGTTTTTTGTTTATGTAAGTAGGTACATAGTAAGTAAGCCTACTGTTAATATGTTATTTGGAATTAACCTCAGGTGTCTCTATTCATTGCTCTATCATTTCACTAGTGTGCTTAAGGTAACAAGCAAAAAGTAAATTTTTACCTACAGTATGAAATAACATCTTTTACTGACTTCTTAAATTATTACAGATATCCCAGTTGTCCCTTTCCATAAATCATTACACAGAACACGGCCTCAGCACCAGCAAGAGTCTGTCTCGTGGGGAGGCTCAGTTCCCTGTGGGGTTTGAACTAATGATGCAAACTTCATAAGGAAATTACACAAGGCCCTCTGGTAGCTAGTTAGTCTGATTCAGGTATaaactctttttcttcttccccacAGAAGCCCAACAATGTGTGGGGGGCTCAACACGCATGTCTCTCCTCATTCTGGTCTCTATCTTCACCTGCGCTGCCTCAGTCATGTACCTGGTCTACAGGAACTTCCCAGAGCTTCAGGAGTAAGTTGCTTTTTGAATTATtcactttttttatatatgagAGGTGATAATGTTTGTCTAGAAAAATATGACAGATTTCTTGTATAAGGGGCTGTTTTAATGAGTGCTGTTTGTGATGTTTATTATGGGTTAGATTATGCTAGAACAATTACAAAGTGATTGACCATGTAAAAAAATCAAGTGATCCTAACTAAACCAGCACATAAATCACAGTGAATGAAATGATTATTTCAGGataaaatcaatgaaaataagtAATTTAAAATTCAGATAAACTCTAGTTTTGAGCCTTGATGTTAGTTGAGTTCCCCCACTCTGAATCACAAAACTCTTTTGTTGAGTAAAAGAAAATCATTGAGATAAATCTTAAAAGTTAACAGGTCACCAAACACTAAGAGGCTGGTGCAGTGTTAAAGCGTGACAGACCTTTCTGCAAATTGTTAAACTTTGTCACTGAATTGCAGCCTCACTCTTTTGGTCgttttgtcttgtttctctCTACAGTGTCAGTGGCGGGGAAAACAGCTGAGAAATAACTTAACTGTGCCATTTTGAACAATACATTTCTGTAtagctaaatatttataatcaaataaaatatgtaaatctCTTTTCTGGAATTTGACTGACAGGGAACATTTGAAAAGTAGTTGGACTAAATGACAAAATCTGaattatgtatttatacaaaaCAGAACAGGATAAGATCAAGTCTTGAGCAACTGAGACGAAACTGACTTTTAGAAACATGATCCTTGAAAGGGACACTGACTGTTTAGTTTGACCCATGAGATTAAAACGAATCATGTGCAGCTCAGCCTCTCAACGTTCCTTCTTTCTGAATTAGCCAAGCAGCAGAGACGAACAAAGCTGCAAGCTACTTCTAAACTCTGCTCATTAGTGTTGtcaaaaatgtttgtattgtgatgaaaacaaagaatacTTGTGTAAAATGTATATGGCTGACTatcttgttgttttgtttttttcagtgatGAAATGGAGAAAATCAAGATCCCTAAAGACATGGATGATGCCAAAGCTTTGGGAACCGTGTTGTCCAAATACAAGGACACCTACTACAGCCAAGTGTTGGTGGCCTACTTTGCAACATACATTTTGTATCCTTGAAGAAAATATATACAACTCGGACTTACTTACCTAATCCTTTTCAGAATGATTTTAGAGCGTACCAGTAAAGGGGTCGCAATGATAATCTGTAGTAATCGGCTCTCGGTTTTGGGATGTCACCATGACAAACACTAGTGACAGCTTCTTgctgttgtttatttctgtctggaGTCTTCCACCAGGCATTCCTCAAAAGTATCACCATGTCTGGACTAACATAACTGGTCCTGCCGAATCTGATTCATCTGAAACATCTCACCATCAGATGGAAATGATCTGAGTCATTCCTCACAGTGCCAGCAGTGTACAGTTGAAATCGAGCCAATGACACCGGCTCTAAATCATGTCTTATCTTGTGTACTGGTATCTGTATGTGAGCATTGCCTGGGACGGGCAGTCAAACGTTAAGCTACtcaaattataaacaaaagATCAGGAATCAGTTTGGTTGACTTTTGCTTTAAGAAAAACAGTAGAAACTAGAATGAACTGCTAAACATGGCAGGAAATTCCTTCTTCACCTGTTATGAACACTATCCAATCAGATTTTAGATAACGATCAGCAGGCTAGAGTGCTTTGAGGATTCtgcttgatttatttattattgctgttgatttatttgttaACACACTCCTCCACTTGTggtgactgtttgtttttgtgaagtCGTTTACCTTGACGCTTTGGTCAGCCTCCAGACATTTGCAATCCCTGGATCCATCTTCCTCAGCATCCTGTCCGGGTATCTTTACCCGTTCCCTTTGGCTCTTTTCTTAGTCTGCTTGGTGAGTAAGACCAGTTTGAAATGTGTGATTGAAAACAACAGTTGTCTTTTCCTTGCAAAAGGGGATGTAAATACACACGTTTCATAAGAGCGTAAGTGTTAGGAAAGGCTTGGTATCACTTCTCCCAAGGCTACATTAGCTtatgtacacacactcatagcTTGAGATTGTGGTCCTCTTCCTTATTGTGAGCTCCACCTACTGATaatgtgttttatctgtttgCAGTGCTCTGGCCTCGGTGCTTCCTTCTGCTATATGCTGTCATATCTGGTGGGCAGACCCGTGGTCTATAAATATCTCACAGAGAGAGCACAGAAATGGTCCCAGCAGGTAAGAGCTGTAACACAAGATGTACGGCAAACTGAAGGAATCTTAGTAAAGCAGTTTTCTCCGTCAGATGTTtgattttaatgataatttagttttattagTGTACACACACCAGTTTTGGCTAATTTTCCAGTTGTTATtgccagtgtgtgagtgacttTCAAGGCTGAAGTTTTACCTAAAATAATTGCTGGTCTTGTAAAATGTTTCTATAATTACTATAAAGACAAAAGTTTGGCTTCAATTAATGATTATTGTCAATACCAGTTAATCTTCTTATTATTTTCATGATTAAGGAATTGTTTGGTTTATTAGAAAGTGAAGAAGCCAAGTTTCACATTTCTTGTGTAATTCAAACAACAAACCCAAATACCAAAATTATTCATCTTATGATCAGATATAACTGTATAATTGTATTAAAACAACCTTCTGCTCATGGTGTTTTCCCATAGGTCGACAAGCATCGAGATCATCTAATCAATTACATCATCTTCCTGAGGATAACACCCTTTCTTCCCAACTGGTTCATCAACATCACCTCACCTGTCATCAATGTGCCTTTGGGGGTTTTCTTCATCGGTACCTTTCTCGGTAAGACTCTCTCccttctgttttcatttggcATCATGTGTTTCCAGTGACTCACCCGTGTTCCACCTGATTGATTCACAGGAGTGGCGCCGCCATCTTTTGTAGCGATCAACGCGGGTACAACACTCTACAAACTGACCACCGCTGGCGAGGCCGTGTCCTGGAATTCTCTGGCCGTGCTCGGAGTCCTCGCCGTGCTCTCCATCTTGCCCGTCTGCTTCcagaagaagctgcagcagaaactaGAGTAGACCACTGTAAACACCTCAGAACCTCATCTGCTGGCTGATCCCAACACCCCCTTCACT encodes:
- the tmem41b gene encoding transmembrane protein 41B: MAKKRKERREAEGSSPSQEEVKPDDSDSQALKEAQQCVGGSTRMSLLILVSIFTCAASVMYLVYRNFPELQDDEMEKIKIPKDMDDAKALGTVLSKYKDTYYSQVLVAYFATYIFLQTFAIPGSIFLSILSGYLYPFPLALFLVCLCSGLGASFCYMLSYLVGRPVVYKYLTERAQKWSQQVDKHRDHLINYIIFLRITPFLPNWFINITSPVINVPLGVFFIGTFLGVAPPSFVAINAGTTLYKLTTAGEAVSWNSLAVLGVLAVLSILPVCFQKKLQQKLE